One Thauera sp. K11 DNA window includes the following coding sequences:
- a CDS encoding DUF4845 domain-containing protein: protein MDIRRQAGLSLISVLIVGGLAVFAIVIGFRSVPAVNEFMAVERIIKGLAQDGDNGAPAIELRRGFDRRREIDEIQSVSGADLDISKDGNRTVIEVDYERKVPLVANVSLLIEFHASSTDR from the coding sequence ATGGACATCAGGCGCCAGGCCGGCCTCAGCCTGATTAGCGTCCTGATCGTCGGCGGCCTGGCGGTGTTCGCGATCGTGATCGGGTTTCGCTCCGTTCCGGCGGTTAACGAGTTCATGGCCGTCGAGCGCATCATCAAGGGGCTCGCGCAGGACGGCGACAACGGCGCGCCGGCGATCGAATTGCGCCGCGGTTTCGACCGCCGCCGCGAGATCGACGAGATCCAAAGCGTAAGCGGGGCGGACCTGGACATCTCCAAGGACGGCAATCGCACGGTCATCGAGGTCGACTACGAGCGCAAGGTGCCGCTCGTGGCCAACGTGAGCCTGCTGATCGAATTCCACGCCTCGAGCACGGACCGCTGA
- the uvrC gene encoding excinuclease ABC subunit UvrC: MTDPTPTPAFDAKTFLRTVPEEPGVYRMIGADDKVLYVGKAKNLKRRVSSYFQKTLSSPRVAMMVAQIRRVDITATRSEAEALILENNLIKSLAPRYNILFRDDKTYPYIELSADEFPRLAYHRGAFAKGARYFGPFPNAWAVRESIHLLQKTFQLRTCENTVFQNRSRPCLLQQIKRCTGPCVGLIDKDAYAADVRLAARFLDGQASEVIDDLSAKMQDAAERLAFEEAAACRDQVRVLQAVLHKQFADSRKDEDVDILAAIEEDGLTCVNIAMVRGGRHLGDRPQFPSGAAASGAEDSLLAFVEQHYGQHPVPTRILVNLSPEPLREALAEIVDQPPGVVAPRFAAEKAWMEMAEKNARLAIQARARDTGRIEQRLEALRDALDLEEAPQRIECFDISHTMGEATVASCVVCEAGAMKNSEYRRYNITGITPGDDFAAMRQALERRYGKVAAGEGVCPDLILIDGGKGQVSAAREILAEVGLESVRMVGVAKGEGRKAGLETLIFPDGREGLALGGESAALHLIVEIRDEAHRFAITGHRARRGKARIGSRLEDIPGVGPSRRRNLLAAFGGLDGVRNATVEDLCRVEGINRKLAEQIHGALR; encoded by the coding sequence ATGACCGACCCGACGCCGACTCCCGCCTTCGATGCCAAGACCTTCCTGCGGACCGTGCCGGAAGAACCCGGCGTCTACCGCATGATCGGCGCCGACGACAAGGTCCTCTACGTCGGCAAGGCCAAGAACCTCAAGCGCCGCGTCTCCAGCTATTTCCAGAAGACGCTGTCGAGCCCGCGCGTGGCGATGATGGTCGCGCAGATCCGGCGCGTGGACATCACCGCCACCCGTTCCGAGGCCGAGGCCCTGATCCTCGAGAACAACCTCATCAAGAGCCTGGCGCCGCGCTACAACATCCTGTTCCGCGACGACAAGACCTACCCCTACATCGAACTCTCCGCCGACGAATTCCCGCGGCTCGCTTACCACCGCGGCGCCTTCGCCAAGGGCGCGCGCTACTTCGGCCCGTTCCCCAACGCCTGGGCGGTGCGCGAAAGCATCCACTTGCTGCAGAAGACCTTCCAGTTGCGCACCTGCGAGAACACCGTCTTCCAGAACCGCTCGCGCCCCTGCCTGCTGCAGCAGATCAAGCGCTGCACCGGCCCCTGCGTCGGCCTCATCGACAAGGATGCCTATGCCGCCGACGTGCGCCTGGCGGCGCGCTTCCTCGACGGCCAGGCCAGCGAAGTCATCGACGACCTCAGCGCGAAGATGCAGGACGCCGCGGAACGGCTCGCCTTCGAGGAGGCCGCCGCCTGCCGCGACCAGGTGCGCGTGCTGCAGGCGGTGCTGCACAAGCAGTTCGCCGACAGCCGCAAGGACGAAGACGTCGACATCCTCGCCGCGATCGAGGAGGACGGCCTCACCTGCGTCAACATCGCCATGGTGCGCGGCGGCCGCCACCTCGGCGACCGGCCGCAGTTCCCCAGCGGCGCGGCGGCGTCGGGCGCGGAGGACAGCCTGCTCGCGTTCGTCGAGCAGCACTACGGCCAGCATCCCGTCCCCACGCGCATCCTGGTGAACCTCTCCCCCGAACCCCTGCGCGAGGCGCTGGCGGAGATCGTCGACCAGCCTCCCGGCGTGGTGGCGCCGCGCTTTGCCGCCGAAAAAGCCTGGATGGAGATGGCGGAGAAGAACGCCCGGCTGGCGATCCAGGCCCGCGCGCGCGACACCGGCCGCATCGAGCAGCGGCTCGAGGCCCTGCGCGATGCGCTGGACCTGGAGGAAGCGCCGCAGCGCATCGAATGCTTCGACATCAGCCACACCATGGGCGAGGCCACCGTCGCCTCCTGCGTGGTGTGCGAAGCCGGCGCGATGAAGAACTCCGAATATCGCCGCTACAACATCACCGGCATCACGCCGGGCGACGACTTCGCCGCGATGCGCCAGGCGCTGGAGCGCCGCTACGGCAAGGTCGCGGCCGGCGAGGGCGTCTGCCCCGACCTCATCCTGATCGACGGCGGCAAGGGCCAGGTGAGCGCGGCACGCGAGATCCTCGCCGAGGTCGGGCTGGAATCGGTGCGCATGGTGGGCGTGGCCAAGGGGGAAGGGCGCAAGGCCGGGCTGGAGACGCTGATCTTTCCCGATGGCCGCGAAGGGCTCGCTCTGGGCGGCGAATCCGCGGCGCTGCACCTGATCGTCGAGATTCGCGACGAGGCCCACCGCTTCGCCATCACCGGCCATCGCGCGCGGCGCGGCAAGGCGCGCATCGGCTCCAGGCTCGAGGACATCCCCGGCGTCGGCCCGTCGCGGCGGCGCAACCTGCTCGCGGCCTTCGGCGGCCTGGACGGCGTGCGCAACGCCACCGTCGAGGACCTGTGCCGCGTCGAGGGCATCAACCGCAAGCTGGCCGAGCAGATCCACGGCGCCTTGCGCTGA
- the era gene encoding GTPase Era, with the protein MQGACAGFRSGFAAIVGRPNVGKSTLLNRLIGQKISIVSSKAQTTRHRVTGILTNDDAQFVFVDTPGFQTHHRNALNRSMNRTVSQVLADVDLVFFVIEAGRFGEDDRKVLEVIPPDARVVLVINKVDLLKDKTRLLPFIDEVRGLRDFVEIVPLSAERGRNVDALVAAATPLLPEGEPMYAEDEITDRSERFLAAEFLREKLFRLLGDELPYGIAVEIEKFETEGRLRRIHAAVIVDKPGHKGIVIGKGGEKLKRISSEARVELEKLFDGKVFLEVWVKVKSGWADDERALKSLGYE; encoded by the coding sequence ATGCAGGGCGCGTGCGCCGGCTTCCGCTCGGGCTTCGCCGCCATCGTCGGTCGCCCCAACGTCGGCAAGTCCACGCTGCTGAACCGCCTGATCGGCCAGAAGATCAGCATCGTCTCGAGCAAGGCGCAGACTACCCGCCACCGGGTGACCGGCATCCTGACCAATGACGACGCCCAGTTCGTGTTCGTCGACACGCCGGGATTCCAGACCCATCACCGCAATGCGCTCAACCGCTCGATGAACCGCACCGTGTCCCAGGTGCTGGCCGACGTCGACCTGGTGTTCTTCGTCATCGAGGCCGGGCGCTTCGGCGAGGACGATCGCAAGGTGCTGGAAGTCATTCCGCCGGACGCGCGCGTGGTGCTGGTGATCAACAAGGTGGATCTGCTCAAGGACAAGACCCGGCTGCTGCCCTTCATCGACGAGGTGCGCGGACTGCGCGACTTCGTCGAGATCGTGCCCTTGTCGGCCGAGCGCGGCCGCAACGTGGACGCGCTGGTGGCGGCTGCCACCCCGCTGCTGCCCGAAGGCGAGCCGATGTACGCGGAGGACGAGATCACCGACCGCAGCGAGCGCTTCCTGGCCGCCGAGTTCCTGCGCGAAAAGCTCTTCCGCCTGCTGGGCGACGAACTGCCCTACGGCATCGCGGTGGAGATCGAGAAGTTCGAGACCGAGGGGCGCCTGCGCCGCATCCACGCCGCGGTCATCGTCGACAAGCCGGGCCACAAGGGCATCGTCATCGGCAAGGGTGGCGAGAAGCTCAAGCGCATCTCGTCCGAGGCGCGCGTCGAACTCGAGAAGCTGTTCGACGGCAAGGTCTTCCTCGAGGTCTGGGTGAAGGTCAAGAGCGGCTGGGCGGACGACGAGCGCGCCCTGAAGAGCCTGGGCTACGAGTAG
- a CDS encoding pyridoxine 5'-phosphate synthase: MIELGVNIDHVATLRQARRTWEPDPVWAAVEAHLGGADGITVHLREDRRHVNDDDVRRLRELTQVKLNLEMAATDEMVGIACRLEPEMAMLVPEGRHEVTTEGGLDIVGQEARLKEMIARLADAGIVTSVFIDAEHPQIEAAARIGARVCEIHTGPYAHAFHGSGRDAEAPAVLAELAKVKAAGEAVRRLGMRFNAGHALNYYNVQPIARLAGVRELHIGHAIVSRAVFVGLREAVAEMKRLMREAAAPSA, from the coding sequence GTGATCGAACTCGGCGTCAACATCGACCACGTCGCCACGCTGCGCCAGGCGCGCCGCACCTGGGAGCCCGATCCGGTGTGGGCGGCGGTGGAGGCCCATCTCGGCGGGGCAGACGGCATCACCGTGCATCTGCGCGAAGACCGCCGCCACGTCAACGACGACGACGTGCGCAGGCTGCGCGAACTGACCCAGGTCAAGCTCAACCTCGAGATGGCGGCCACCGACGAAATGGTGGGCATCGCCTGCCGCCTCGAGCCCGAGATGGCGATGCTGGTGCCCGAAGGCCGCCACGAGGTCACCACCGAGGGCGGGCTGGACATCGTCGGCCAGGAAGCGCGGCTGAAGGAGATGATCGCACGGCTCGCCGACGCCGGCATCGTCACCAGTGTGTTCATCGACGCCGAGCATCCGCAGATCGAGGCGGCCGCGCGCATCGGCGCGCGCGTGTGCGAGATCCACACCGGCCCCTATGCCCACGCCTTCCACGGCAGCGGCCGCGATGCCGAAGCGCCTGCCGTGCTCGCCGAACTGGCCAAGGTGAAGGCCGCCGGCGAGGCGGTGCGGCGGCTGGGCATGCGTTTCAACGCCGGCCATGCGCTGAACTACTACAACGTGCAGCCGATCGCCCGGCTCGCCGGCGTGCGCGAACTGCACATCGGCCACGCCATCGTCAGCCGCGCGGTCTTCGTCGGCCTGCGCGAGGCGGTGGCCGAGATGAAGCGCCTGATGCGCGAAGCCGCCGCGCCGTCGGCCTGA
- the rnc gene encoding ribonuclease III, which yields MPLERLQRELGHRFEDASLLKQALTHRSFGQPNNERLEFLGDSILNCVIALALFSRFGELREGELSRARASLVRQEALHRLAAGLQLGDDLQLGEGELKSGGARRPSILADALEAVFAAVYLDAGFEAAKGVIDALYVPLLGEIDPRKPAKDPKTALQEWLQGRRVALPVYTMSQVMGEAHALEFEVACEIPQFGIRTLGRGGSRRAAEQQSAELALAELRKK from the coding sequence ATGCCGCTGGAACGGCTGCAGCGCGAGCTGGGCCACCGTTTCGAGGATGCATCGCTGCTGAAGCAGGCGCTGACGCACCGCAGCTTCGGGCAGCCCAACAACGAGCGGCTCGAGTTCCTCGGCGACAGCATCCTGAATTGCGTCATCGCCCTCGCGCTGTTCAGCCGTTTTGGCGAACTGCGCGAGGGCGAGCTGTCGCGCGCGCGCGCGTCGCTGGTGCGGCAGGAAGCGCTGCATCGGCTGGCCGCCGGCCTGCAGCTCGGCGACGACCTGCAGCTCGGCGAAGGGGAACTGAAGTCCGGCGGAGCCAGGCGCCCCTCCATCCTGGCCGATGCCCTCGAAGCCGTGTTCGCCGCGGTCTATCTGGATGCCGGATTCGAGGCGGCGAAGGGCGTGATCGACGCCCTCTACGTGCCGCTGCTGGGCGAGATCGATCCGCGCAAGCCGGCGAAGGACCCGAAGACGGCGCTGCAGGAATGGCTGCAGGGACGCCGCGTCGCCCTGCCTGTCTACACGATGTCCCAGGTCATGGGCGAGGCGCATGCGCTGGAATTCGAGGTGGCGTGCGAGATCCCGCAATTCGGCATTCGCACGCTGGGGCGCGGCGGCAGTCGGCGAGCGGCGGAACAGCAGTCGGCCGAGCTGGCATTGGCGGAGTTGAGGAAGAAATGA
- a CDS encoding Fic family protein gives MKSGDCLYVWQAEDWPRWRYDLSVLAPPLAEASRAQGLLLGRLADAGVALRDQASLAVLTDDVVKTSEIEGESLDVASVRSSIARRLGVDIGALAPVDRHVEGVVEMVLDATARCREPLTAERLSGWHAALFPTGYGGLTRIRVGSWRDDATGPMQVVSGPLHRRKVHYEAPPADRLEAEMTRFLAWANGDTGEPAAIKAGLAHLWFVTLHPFDDGNGRIARAVGDLFLARADGNPQRFYSLSAQIQRTRKDYYDVLERTQKGTLDVTEWLAWFLASLQHAVDSARLALDGVLFKARFWRRWAGTPMNPRQTKLLNRLLDGFEGWLTSGKWAAIAKCSPDTALRDITELMALGVLRRMPAGGRSTAYELAAIDD, from the coding sequence ATGAAAAGCGGAGATTGTCTTTACGTCTGGCAGGCAGAGGACTGGCCGCGGTGGCGCTACGACCTCTCCGTGCTCGCTCCGCCGCTGGCCGAGGCCAGCCGTGCGCAGGGGCTGCTGCTCGGGCGCCTGGCCGACGCCGGCGTGGCGCTGCGCGACCAGGCGAGTCTGGCCGTGTTGACCGACGACGTGGTCAAGACCAGTGAAATCGAGGGGGAATCGCTCGACGTCGCTTCCGTGCGCTCGTCCATCGCCCGCCGCCTGGGGGTGGATATCGGTGCGCTGGCGCCGGTCGACCGCCATGTCGAAGGTGTCGTGGAGATGGTGCTCGATGCCACGGCGCGCTGTCGCGAACCGCTGACCGCCGAGCGCCTGTCCGGCTGGCACGCTGCGCTGTTTCCCACCGGGTACGGCGGCCTCACGCGCATCCGGGTCGGTTCGTGGCGCGACGATGCCACCGGTCCGATGCAGGTCGTCTCCGGTCCGCTCCACCGCCGCAAGGTCCACTATGAGGCGCCTCCGGCCGACAGGCTGGAAGCCGAGATGACGCGCTTCCTCGCCTGGGCCAACGGCGACACCGGAGAGCCGGCCGCGATCAAGGCCGGGCTCGCGCATCTGTGGTTCGTCACGCTGCATCCCTTCGACGATGGCAACGGCCGCATCGCCCGCGCCGTCGGCGACCTGTTCCTGGCGCGGGCGGATGGCAATCCGCAGCGTTTCTACAGCCTGTCGGCCCAGATCCAGCGCACCCGCAAGGACTACTACGACGTGCTGGAACGCACCCAGAAAGGGACGCTAGACGTCACCGAATGGCTGGCCTGGTTCCTGGCCAGCCTGCAGCATGCCGTCGACAGCGCACGACTCGCGCTCGACGGCGTGTTGTTCAAGGCCCGCTTCTGGCGCCGCTGGGCCGGCACGCCGATGAACCCGCGGCAGACGAAGCTGCTCAATCGTCTGCTCGATGGCTTCGAAGGCTGGCTCACCAGCGGCAAGTGGGCGGCCATCGCGAAGTGTTCGCCTGATACCGCGCTGCGCGACATCACCGAGCTGATGGCACTGGGCGTTCTGCGCAGGATGCCGGCGGGCGGGCGCAGCACGGCATACGAACTGGCGGCGATCGATGACTGA
- the acpS gene encoding holo-ACP synthase, which yields MIHGIGTDIVRIERVRRAIERHGEGFALRILAQSEVQAWRASRDPVRLLAKRFAAKEAFGKALGTGVAVPATLHAVAVGHDALGKPEYRYDERLAAHMRDNHLRAHLSLSDEDDNVVAFAVIECMQPMIGA from the coding sequence ATGATCCACGGCATCGGCACCGACATCGTGCGCATCGAGCGCGTGCGCCGCGCGATCGAACGCCACGGCGAAGGCTTCGCGTTGCGCATCCTCGCGCAGTCCGAAGTCCAAGCGTGGCGCGCGAGCCGCGACCCGGTGCGCCTGCTCGCCAAGCGCTTCGCCGCCAAGGAAGCCTTCGGCAAGGCGCTCGGCACCGGTGTCGCGGTGCCGGCCACCCTGCATGCGGTGGCGGTCGGGCACGATGCGCTCGGCAAGCCGGAATACCGCTACGACGAACGGCTCGCCGCCCACATGCGCGACAACCACCTGCGCGCCCATCTCAGCCTCAGCGACGAGGACGACAACGTGGTGGCGTTCGCCGTCATCGAATGCATGCAACCGATGATCGGGGCGTGA
- the lepB gene encoding signal peptidase I, giving the protein MNFALILFLLLVATGVLWVYDHFFARKRRPADAPTPWWVEYGASFFPVILIVFGLRSFVVEPFKIPSGSMIPTLLVGDFILVNKWTYGIRLPVINKKIIDVNQPRRGEVMVFRYPDDPSLDYIKRVVGLPGDTVEYIDKRLTINGEAVPVSESGNYLHPDRLYYSPKYTEKLGVAEHSILIEREAPAFVPQVLNFPGRENCTYTNRGVRCTVPAGHYFMMGDNRDASSDSRVWGFVPDGNIVGRAFFIWFNFNDMGRIGGFN; this is encoded by the coding sequence GTGAATTTTGCGTTAATCCTCTTCCTGCTGCTCGTCGCCACCGGTGTGCTGTGGGTCTATGACCACTTCTTTGCCCGCAAGCGGCGTCCGGCCGATGCGCCGACGCCGTGGTGGGTCGAATATGGCGCGAGCTTCTTTCCGGTCATCCTCATCGTCTTCGGCCTGCGCTCCTTCGTCGTCGAGCCGTTCAAGATCCCGTCCGGCTCGATGATCCCGACCCTGCTGGTGGGCGACTTCATCCTCGTCAACAAGTGGACGTACGGCATCCGGCTGCCCGTCATCAACAAGAAGATCATCGACGTCAACCAGCCCAGGCGGGGAGAGGTGATGGTGTTCCGCTACCCGGACGATCCGTCGCTGGACTACATCAAGCGCGTCGTGGGGCTGCCGGGGGACACGGTCGAATACATCGACAAGCGCCTGACGATCAACGGCGAGGCAGTGCCGGTCTCCGAGTCGGGCAACTACCTGCACCCGGACCGGCTCTACTACTCGCCGAAATACACCGAGAAGCTGGGCGTCGCCGAGCATTCGATCCTGATCGAACGGGAGGCGCCGGCCTTCGTGCCGCAGGTGCTGAATTTTCCGGGCCGCGAGAACTGCACCTATACTAACCGCGGCGTTCGATGCACCGTGCCGGCCGGCCATTACTTCATGATGGGCGACAACCGCGACGCCAGCAGCGACAGCCGGGTCTGGGGTTTCGTGCCGGACGGGAACATCGTCGGCCGCGCTTTCTTCATCTGGTTCAATTTCAACGACATGGGGCGGATCGGTGGCTTCAACTGA
- the nagZ gene encoding beta-N-acetylhexosaminidase: MIPTIPRGPVMIDVAGTELTGEERERLLDPLVGGVILFARNFRDSEQLCALTRDIRALRDPAPIIAVDHEGGRVQRFRGDGFTRLPAMRSLGALWDRDHLAALDAARATGYVLAAELLAHGVDLSFTPVLDLDYGVSRAIGNRAFHRDPQTVAALAQALAAGMAEAGMGCVGKHFPGHGCVEADSHHDVPVDERDFDTIWAEDIAPYRHRLGRQLAGVMPAHVVYPKADPTPDPLPAGFSPFWLEDVLRGRLDFKGVIFSDDLNMEGARVAGDIVGRAKAAHAAGCDMLLVCNRPDLAAELLDRWAPGPDGESRARLAAIAPRASRAPWLADPFALELHAPYVEARDKVASIAEDAGPSPTMTAATIGEQRTELLRKDG; this comes from the coding sequence ATGATTCCCACCATTCCCCGCGGTCCGGTCATGATCGACGTCGCCGGCACCGAACTCACCGGTGAAGAGCGCGAGCGCCTGCTGGACCCGCTGGTCGGCGGCGTGATCCTGTTCGCGCGCAACTTCCGCGACTCCGAACAGCTCTGCGCACTCACCCGCGACATCCGCGCGCTGCGCGACCCGGCGCCGATCATCGCCGTCGACCACGAAGGCGGGCGCGTGCAGCGCTTCCGCGGCGACGGCTTCACCCGCCTGCCCGCGATGCGCAGCCTCGGCGCGCTGTGGGACAGGGACCACCTCGCCGCCCTCGACGCCGCCCGCGCCACGGGTTACGTGCTCGCCGCCGAACTCCTCGCCCACGGCGTGGACCTCAGCTTCACTCCGGTGCTCGACCTCGACTACGGCGTCAGCCGCGCCATCGGCAACCGCGCCTTCCACCGCGACCCGCAGACCGTCGCCGCGCTCGCCCAGGCGCTCGCCGCCGGCATGGCGGAAGCCGGCATGGGCTGCGTCGGCAAGCACTTTCCCGGCCACGGCTGCGTCGAGGCCGACTCGCACCACGACGTGCCGGTCGACGAACGCGACTTCGACACGATCTGGGCCGAGGACATCGCCCCCTACCGCCACCGCCTCGGCCGCCAACTCGCCGGCGTGATGCCCGCCCACGTCGTCTATCCGAAGGCCGATCCCACTCCCGACCCCTTACCGGCCGGCTTCTCGCCGTTCTGGCTCGAGGACGTCCTGCGCGGCCGCCTCGACTTCAAGGGCGTGATCTTCAGCGACGACCTCAACATGGAAGGCGCCAGGGTGGCCGGCGACATCGTCGGCCGCGCGAAGGCCGCCCATGCCGCGGGCTGCGACATGCTGCTCGTGTGCAACCGGCCCGACCTCGCCGCGGAACTGCTGGACCGCTGGGCGCCCGGACCCGACGGGGAAAGCCGCGCGCGCCTCGCCGCCATCGCCCCGCGCGCGTCGCGGGCCCCGTGGCTCGCCGACCCGTTCGCGCTGGAACTGCACGCGCCCTATGTGGAGGCGCGGGACAAGGTCGCCTCGATCGCCGAGGATGCCGGCCCGTCGCCGACGATGACGGCGGCGACGATAGGCGAGCAGCGCACCGAACTGCTGCGCAAGGACGGATAA
- the recO gene encoding DNA repair protein RecO has product MGSRQRIEQQPAWVLHTLPWRETSLIVELLSRDHGRVAVVAKGARRPHSVLRGVLMAFQPLLVDWSGGGEVKTLIRAEWQGGQPLLTGQALICGYYLNELLMRLTAREDAHPQLFGSYATAIAALGRGDAVPPLLRRFELALLQELGYGVGLDTEGDGGGPVRADGRYIYVFERGPVAVQALPGDEAAGWGDQPPVRGQVLLDMAAGDFSHAETLTQSKLLLRALINHYLGGQPLQSRRVLKEIAEL; this is encoded by the coding sequence GTGGGTTCGAGACAGCGCATCGAGCAGCAGCCCGCCTGGGTGCTGCACACGCTGCCCTGGCGCGAGACCAGCCTGATCGTGGAACTGCTGTCGCGCGACCACGGCCGCGTGGCGGTGGTCGCCAAGGGCGCGCGGCGGCCGCATTCGGTGCTGCGCGGCGTGCTGATGGCCTTCCAGCCGCTGCTGGTCGACTGGTCCGGCGGCGGCGAGGTCAAGACCCTCATCCGCGCCGAGTGGCAGGGCGGCCAGCCGCTGCTGACCGGCCAGGCGCTGATCTGCGGCTATTACCTCAACGAACTGCTGATGCGGCTGACCGCGCGCGAAGACGCCCACCCGCAGCTCTTCGGCAGCTACGCCACGGCCATTGCGGCGCTGGGCCGCGGCGATGCCGTCCCGCCGCTGCTGCGCCGTTTCGAACTCGCGCTGCTGCAGGAACTGGGCTACGGCGTCGGGCTCGATACCGAGGGCGACGGCGGCGGACCGGTGCGCGCCGACGGGCGCTACATCTACGTCTTCGAACGCGGCCCGGTCGCGGTCCAGGCACTGCCGGGCGACGAAGCCGCGGGCTGGGGCGACCAGCCGCCGGTGCGGGGGCAGGTCCTGCTCGACATGGCGGCCGGCGATTTCTCGCACGCGGAAACGCTGACGCAGTCCAAGCTGCTGCTGCGTGCCCTCATCAACCACTACCTGGGCGGCCAGCCGTTGCAGTCGCGCCGGGTCCTGAAGGAGATTGCTGAACTGTGA